The Coffea eugenioides isolate CCC68of chromosome 8, Ceug_1.0, whole genome shotgun sequence genome has a segment encoding these proteins:
- the LOC113780301 gene encoding uncharacterized protein LOC113780301, which translates to MYASVIMSQDLCVCGLFGRRYNAWDVSRAIAASASTAVVKLDIVSEPESVVTSADLFDRENQVNFVMDLLHQRVEQSQLSSTTCVVIDPEISDADPNFGIHEGNDGMEPTHLDLDLNLGFLGEPTSTNVENSGFVAENFEGGDHFVTGLRVVDIGSESDSDINHDVEIDFSADDDDISEGDDDPSLRLCWDSFQIEDHREVNEDFEWEEVDEGVDEREVLSMFLDDDDMPVMAREESADVSRNLDWEVLLDVQNLEAISENVTETAWDCVGVAQGRVREVREIK; encoded by the exons ATGTATGCTTCAGTTATTATGAGTCAAGATCTCTGTGTTTGTGGATTGTTTGGGAGAAGGTATAATGCATGGGATGTGTCTAGAGCCATAGCAGCCAGTGCCAGCACAGCTGTGGTGAAGCT CGACATCGTGTCAGAGCCCGAATCGGTTGTCACCAGCGCTGATCTTTTCGACCGCGAGAATCAGGTGAATTTCGTTATGGACCTCTTGCACCAACGAGTTGAGCAGTCCCAATTGTCCTCCACAACCTGTGTGGTGATTGACCCGGAGATTTCCGATGCTGACCCGAATTTCGGGATTCATGAAGGAAACGACGGAATGGAGCCGACCCATTTGGATCTTGATCTGAATCTAGGGTTTCTCGGAGAGCCCACTTCGACAAATGTGGAAAATTCAGGGTTCGTAGCTGAAAATTTTGAGGGTGGGGACCATTTTGTAACCGGGTTGCGAGTCGTGGATATCGGGTCGGAATCGGATTCTGATATAAACCATGACGTTGAGATTGATTTTAGTGCTGACGATGATGATATAAGTGAGGGTGATGATGATCCAAGCCTTAGGCTCTGTTGGGATTCTTTTCAGATTGAGGATCATAGAGAAGTTAATGAGGATTTTGAGTGGGAGGAAGTGGATGAAGGAGTTGATGAGAGAGAGGTTCTGAGCATGTTTCTGGATGATGATGACATGCCGGTGATGGCCCGGGAGGAGAGTGCAGATGTATCTAGGAATTTGGACTGGGAGGTTTTGTTAGATGTGCAGAATTTGGAAGCAATCTCCGAGAATGTGACAGAGACGGCATGGGATTGCGTGGGGGTTGCGCAGGGAAGAGTAAGGGAGGTGAGGGAAATCAAATAG